The Candidatus Omnitrophota bacterium genome has a window encoding:
- a CDS encoding WecB/TagA/CpsF family glycosyltransferase, which translates to MHKTINFLGIEVGALAADDIIGKILEYALTDKAKFITYLNAHCVNTALIDNEYKKILQKADLVYTGGQGVVWAARFLGNPLPERVNILDFFDRLVSELKDRKITIYLLGGREGTVKKTAEALKAKGLRIVGSREGFFAKSEEQKIIQEINSLKPNILMVGMGVPKQEKWIANNIGALNVNLYWAVGAVFDWLSGQRKRAPNWMIKFGLEWLHRLWQQPKRLWKRYLLGNLIFIHHILRCKLSGYEKNN; encoded by the coding sequence ATGCATAAAACTATTAATTTTTTAGGCATAGAGGTTGGGGCGCTGGCTGCCGATGATATCATAGGGAAAATTCTGGAATACGCCCTTACGGATAAGGCTAAATTTATAACCTATCTTAACGCGCACTGTGTAAATACCGCCTTAATCGATAATGAATATAAAAAAATTCTGCAAAAAGCAGACTTGGTTTACACCGGAGGCCAGGGCGTGGTCTGGGCCGCGAGATTTTTAGGTAACCCTTTGCCGGAAAGGGTAAACATATTGGATTTTTTTGATAGGTTAGTTTCCGAACTGAAAGATCGAAAGATAACCATTTATTTATTGGGAGGCCGGGAGGGAACCGTTAAAAAGACAGCAGAAGCATTGAAGGCCAAAGGATTAAGAATTGTAGGCAGCCGGGAGGGTTTTTTTGCTAAATCCGAAGAGCAGAAAATCATTCAAGAAATTAACAGTTTAAAGCCAAATATATTAATGGTTGGGATGGGGGTTCCGAAACAAGAAAAATGGATAGCTAATAATATAGGTGCGTTAAATGTTAATTTATATTGGGCTGTAGGCGCCGTGTTTGATTGGTTGTCCGGCCAACGAAAAAGAGCGCCGAACTGGATGATTAAATTTGGGCTTGAATGGCTGCACAGATTGTGGCAGCAGCCGAAAAGGTTGTGGAAGAGATACTTATTGGGGAATCTGATTTTTATTCACCATATTCTTAGGTGTAAATTAAGCGGATATGAAAAGAATAATTAA